The proteins below come from a single Cloacibacillus sp. genomic window:
- the cls gene encoding cardiolipin synthase codes for MNKIGKWIIWALIAAFLLGFLPTIIDTLADFFVLTEEGLGVTQHFTRTFNEIAATIESYMWHIIIIYSIIIAFIIFMEGQNPDRTILWMLVLILVPVLGVVLYLVLGPDLQSIRNRRLFRPAKKYSFDHSPFKKAAEDQFLIGRMLHACSGADLLMRNRVEILINGGETFPAMEAAIAGARKFIHMEFFIIRDDALGRKIGGLLMEAARRGVKVRVLYDAVGSWSLKAGFVKELEEAGVECRSFMPVSLPLFRRKMNFRNHRKILVVDRRVAFTGGINIGEEYEGKGPLGFWRDTFVRLEGEAVPALHAIFLHDWCVRSADDPAAICEDLDIIVNGLPVKDDYSDLPVIPLQVVESGIDSVWHSIAKGYYGMISRAQRRVWVTSPYLVPGPELMNALIASSLSGVDVRVMMPSVKDHFLVFWGSRSNIEPLLRAGVRVFLYQDGFIHTKSVVSDSRIASVGTCNMDVRSLNINFENQLFIYDREIAESFARQFETDMKRCRELFIGEWEKRPLWQKLLESFGRLYSAQI; via the coding sequence GCAGCATTTTACGCGCACCTTTAACGAAATCGCCGCCACTATCGAGAGCTATATGTGGCATATCATCATCATCTATTCCATCATCATCGCCTTTATCATCTTTATGGAGGGGCAGAATCCCGACCGGACGATATTATGGATGCTCGTTCTCATTCTGGTGCCGGTTTTGGGCGTCGTCCTCTATCTTGTCCTTGGCCCGGATCTGCAGAGTATTCGCAACAGGCGGCTCTTCCGCCCAGCGAAGAAGTACAGTTTTGACCATTCGCCATTTAAGAAGGCGGCGGAGGATCAGTTTCTCATCGGCAGGATGCTGCACGCCTGCAGCGGCGCCGACCTTCTCATGCGCAACCGTGTGGAGATCCTGATAAACGGCGGCGAGACCTTCCCCGCGATGGAGGCGGCGATCGCCGGGGCGCGGAAATTCATCCACATGGAGTTTTTTATCATCCGCGACGACGCTCTCGGGCGCAAGATCGGCGGCCTGCTTATGGAGGCGGCGCGGCGCGGGGTCAAGGTGCGCGTTCTTTACGACGCGGTCGGCAGCTGGAGCCTCAAGGCCGGTTTTGTGAAGGAGCTTGAGGAGGCGGGCGTCGAGTGCCGCTCTTTTATGCCTGTTTCGCTGCCGCTCTTTCGCCGCAAGATGAATTTCCGCAACCACCGTAAGATTCTGGTGGTCGACCGCAGGGTGGCTTTCACCGGCGGCATAAATATCGGCGAGGAATACGAGGGCAAGGGGCCTCTCGGTTTCTGGCGCGACACCTTTGTGCGCCTCGAGGGCGAGGCGGTGCCGGCGCTGCACGCGATATTCCTCCACGACTGGTGCGTGCGCTCCGCGGACGACCCGGCCGCGATCTGCGAGGACCTTGATATCATAGTGAACGGCCTGCCGGTGAAGGACGACTATTCCGACCTGCCGGTGATCCCGCTGCAGGTCGTTGAGAGCGGCATCGACAGCGTCTGGCATTCGATCGCCAAGGGCTATTACGGGATGATTTCGCGCGCGCAGAGGCGCGTCTGGGTGACCTCGCCATATCTGGTGCCCGGCCCCGAGCTGATGAACGCGCTTATTGCCTCCTCGCTCTCGGGCGTCGACGTGCGTGTGATGATGCCCTCCGTCAAGGACCACTTCCTTGTCTTCTGGGGCAGCCGCAGCAATATCGAGCCGCTGCTGCGCGCGGGCGTGCGCGTATTTTTATACCAGGACGGATTCATCCACACTAAGTCGGTCGTCTCCGACAGCCGTATCGCCTCCGTCGGCACCTGCAACATGGATGTCCGCAGTCTCAATATCAATTTTGAAAACCAGCTTTTCATCTATGACCGGGAGATCGCGGAGTCTTTCGCGCGGCAGTTTGAGACCGACATGAAACGCTGCCGCGAACTTTTCATCGGCGAGTGGGAGAAACGCCCTCTCTGGCAGAAGCTGCTGGAGTCATTCGGACGCCTCTATTCGGCGCAGATATAG